From the bacterium genome, the window CGACTTGGCCGAGGAACGGCGGCTCTGCTACGTCGGCATGACGCGGGCGCAGCGGCGGCTGCTGCTCACCTACGCCCGGCAGCGCACCTCGTACGGGACCGCGCGGCCGGGCCTCCCGTCGCGGTTCCTGGCGGAGATCCCGCCGGAGGCCCTCGTGCGCGCCGCCACACCCCGCGCCGACACGGGTGACTGGCCGGCGGAGGACCAGCGCCCGCTGCCCGAGGTCGCGGTCGGCGACGCCGTGCGGCACAAGACGTTTGGCCCGGGCCGCGTGCTCGAAGTCGACGGCGAAGGTCCGCGCGCGATCATCACGGTCCGCTTCGACGGTCCGGCCGGCACCAAGCGGCTGGCGCTCGGCTACGCGCCGCTCGAGCGGCTTCTCCCCGCCGACCCCGTACGGGAGGGTTCGCCGGCGGCCCCGCACGAATAACCGGACCGCGTGCCCGTCTCCGAAAGGGCTTCCTCACGGGGCGTTCCGCCCGCGCAAAATGAGGAAAGTATCCTAAAGAGCAGCCGATCGGAACAGCCGTTCGCGTGCAGGGAGGTCCCGCCGTGCGATCTGTCGTCCTCTGCGTGCTCGTCGCGCTCAGTCTCGTGATACCGCAGGCATGGGGCGCGTCCGCCCCGCCTCACCACCCGAGTCTTCCCGGGTTGCCGAATCCCAAGGTGATGCTCGGTGACCCCGGCCGGTTCGGCGGCGAGTTCCTCGATTCGCAGGTCAGTGATCCGCGGACCTTCAACCCCATCCTCGCGCAGGAGACCTCGTCCACCCTCCCGCTCGGCAACCTGTTCGACGGCTTGGTCGAAGACAACGGCGAGACGACCGAGACCGAGCCGGCGCTGGCGGAGTCCTGGAAGACGAGTCCGGACGGGAAGACGTGGACGTTCGTGCTGCGGCAGGGGCTCCAGTGGGCCGACGGGCAGCCGCTCACCGCGGACGACGTGACGTTCACCTTCGGCGTGATCTTCGACAAGAGCATCCCGAACAGCCTGGCCGACGTGCTGCAGGTCGCCGGCAGGCCGCTCCAGGTCACGAAGGTGAACGCCCGCACCGTGCAGTTTCGCACCGCCGAGCCGTTCGGGCCGTTTCTCCGGACGATCGGGGTCGGGATTCTGCCGCGGCACAAACTGGAGGCGGCCTACAAGGGCGGCCGCTTCCGGCAGACGTGGGGCGTGAACACGGCGCCCAAAGACCTGGTCGGCTCGGGTCCGTACATCATGACGGAGTACCGCCCGGCGGAACGGATCGCCTACGTCCGGAACCCGCGCTACTGGAAGGTCGATCAGCAGGGACACCGGCTGCCCTACATGGACCGTGTCGTCCTGCGCATCGTGCCCGATCAGAACGCCCAGCGGCTGCTCTTCCAGTCCGCGGGGGCCGACAGTTACGGCCTCAGGCCCAAGGAGTACGCCGCGTTCAAGCGGGACGAGAAGTCCGGCAACTATACCGTGTACGATGGCGGCCCCACGTTTGGAACGGAGTTTCTCGTCTTCAATGAGAACCCGCGCAGCGGCATGCCGGACTACAAGCTGAAGTGGTTCCAAAACCAGAAGTTCCGCCAGGCGGTCTCCTACGCCACGGACCGCCAGGCGATTATCAACCAGGTCTTTGCCGGGCACGCCGTGCCGCAGTACGGCCCGGAGAGCCCCGCGGACAAGTTCTTCTTCAATCCGCACGTGATGCAGTACCCGTACGACCTGACCAAGGCCGCGTCGGTGCTCGCCGAGGGGGGCTTCAAGAAGGGCGGCGACGGGGTGCTCCGGGACGGCGACGGGCACCCGGTCGAGTTCGTCATCAGCACCAACTCAGACAACCCCGATCGCGTAGCGATCGCCAACATCATGCGGCAGGACCTCGGCCAGCTCGGCATGCGGGTCACGCTGGTCCCGGAGGCGTTCAACACGCTCGTCAACAAACTCGTCGAGTCGTTCAAGTGGGAAACGATGGTGCTGGGGCTCACCGGCGGGATCGAGCCGCACAACGGCCAGAACGTCTGGAGCTCGTCCGGCAGCCTGCACATGTGGAATCCGAAGGAGGCGAAGCCCGCCACGCCCTGGGAGGCGCAGGTCGACCGGTACTTCACCCTGGGCGCGACCACCGTGAATCAGAACCGGCGCCGCGACTATTACTATCAGTACCAGGCGGTCATCGCCGAGCAGGTCCCGGTCGTCTACACCGCGATTCCGAACGCGTACTCCGCCGTCCGGAACAAATTCGGCAACATTCACTTTACCGCGTTCGGCGGCGCGTTCTGGAACTTCCCGGTGGTCTTCCTCACGCGGTAGGGCCGGCCGCCGCCCGCCGCGCCCCGATGGTCCGGTACATCCTCCGCCGCCTGCTCCTCCTCGGGCCGCTGCTGTTCGGCATCACGCTCGTCAGCTGGGCGGCGATCCAGCTCGTGCCGGGGTCCGGCAACTACTTCCAGGCCCTGGTCCTGCAATATCCGCAGATCAGCCCGCAGACCATCGCGGCGCTCAAGGCCCAGTTCGGGATGGACCAGCCGCCGTGGGTGCAATACTTTCGCTGGCTCTGGAGCATCGTGCACCTGGACTTCGGCCTCTCGTTTGCCTACAACGTCCCCGTCACCTGGCTGATCGGGACCCGCGCCCTCAACACCCTGCTGCTGTCGCTGACGTCGCTGGTCGTGGCCTGGTCGGTCGCCCTGCCGCTCGGGGTCTACTCCGCCGTGCACCAGTACTCCGCGCTCGACGGCCTGCTGAACACCGCCGCGTTCGTCGCCATTTCGATCCCGTCGTTCTTCAGCGCGCTGCTCCTGCTGTACGCGGCCTACTGGAGCCACCTCCTGCCGCTGCAGGGGCTCACGAGCGTGGATTTCGATACGCTGCCGTGGTGGGCCAAGATCCTCGACATCGGGCGCCATCTCATCCTGCCGACGATCGCGCTCGGCCTGTTCTCGGTCGGCGGGCTGATGCGGTACATGCGAAACTATCTCCTCGAGATCCTGAAGTCGGATTTCGTCAAGACGGCGCGGGCGAAGGGCCTCTCGGAGCGCCGCGTGATCTACCGGCACGCGGTGCGCAACGCGATCAACCCGCTCGTGACGCTCTTCGGGTTCGAGTTGGGCGGGCTGCTGAGCGGCGCCGCGTTCGTCGAAAATATCATGGGCTACCCGGGGCTCGGCCGGCTGATCCTCGAGGCGCTGCTCAAGAAAGACGTCTTCGTCGTCATGGCCAGCCTGCTGCTCGGCAGCGTGCTGCTGATTCTCGGTAACCTGGTCGCCGACATCCTGCTCGCCTACGTCGACCCGCGGATCCGGTATGATTAGATGATCCAGGCGCAGGACGTCGCCGCGGCCCGGCTCGCGGAGCAGCGCCGCGCCGAGGCGGCCCGCTCGCGCAGTCCGTGGCGGTTGGCCTGGCGGCAGCTCCGCCGCTACCGCCTGGCGCTCGCCGGCGGGGTGACGCTCGTCATCATGTACGCGGCGATGGTGTTCGCCGAGGTCCTCGCGCCGTACGGATTGGACCAGAGCGACCGCGCGTTGTTCTATGCGCCGCCGGTCGGCATCCACTGGGTCGATGCGCGGGGCCGGTGGCATCTCCGCCCGTTTGTCTACGCGTACCGCATCATCGATCCGTCCATCCCGCAGTTCGCGTCCGATACCTCGCGGACGTACGACATCCGCTTCGTCGTCCGTGGTTCGCCGTACCGTTGGCTGGGTCTCGTGCCCGCCGACGTTCACCTCATCGGGGTCGACCCGCCGGCGCGTCTGTTCCTGCTCGGGACGGACCAGTTCGGCCGCGACGCGCTGTCCCGGCTGCTCTACGGGAGCCGCGTGTCGCTGCTGATCGGCATCATGGTCGTGCTGATCACGTTTCCCATCGGGATGGTGCTGGGCGGCATCGCCGGATACTACGGCGGCCTCATCGACAACGTGATGATGCGCGCGGTCGAAGTCCTGGCCGCGTTCCCGAGCTTCTACCTGTTCCTGACCCTGGCGTCGGTCCTCCCGCCGACCCTCAGCAGCCCGGAGCGCATCGCGCTGCTCTCGGCCGTCTTCAGCCTGGTCGGATGGGGAGGATTGGCGCGCGTGATCCGCGGCATCGTCCTCAGCATCCGCGACGTGGAGTTCGTCCAGGCCGCCCGCGCGTCCGGCCTGCGCGATTTCCGGATCATCGTCCGCCACGTGCTGCCGAGCACCGCCTCGTACGTGATCGTGGCCGCCACGCTGACGATCCCCGGCGTCATTCTCGGCGAGAGCGGGCTCTCGTACCTCGGCATCGGCGTCCAGGAGCCCAGCACCAGTTGGGGCCTGCAGCTGGCGCAGGCGCAGAGCATCGACGTGCTGAGCCAGTTCCCCTGGCTGCTGATCCCGGGCCTCGCGATCGTGCTGGCCATTCTGGCGTACAATTTCCTGGGCGACGGGATTCGCGATGCCCTGGACCCGCGCCAGCGCTCGACGTAAAATAGGCAGGTGCCGTCGACCTCATCGCGGGCCGCACCGACTTCCCCCCGGGCATCGCGGGGCAGGGAAGGCGCCGCCCGCCGCTCCGGGGGATCGTCCTGGGTTCCGCGCGTAGTGTGGGCCGGCATCGTCGCGGTCCTCGTCGCCGCCGGCGGTGTGTGGCTGTATGGACGGATCGCGCAGGTCCAGCGGGGAGCCATTCTCCCGAACATTCCGCAGGGAGTCCCGCGGGATCCGGCGACGCGGGCGCGCGGCGCGGTGATCAGCATCTCCGGCGATGCCAGCCATCCGGTCGCGTCGTACGATCCGGCGTCGGGCACCGTGACGGTCCGCTTCCAGTCCCGCTACTACGACCCGAAGCACACCGCGGCGCTCAACCGGCAGTACCTGGCCACCGAGGGCAAACTCATCATCCAGCTGGCGCTCTACAACGACGCCTCGACCGCGCAGGTGGTGGCCGAACTGTACCACGGGCGCCGGCGTCTCGCCACCGTCACCGGTGCGCCCGGTGAGGATTTCGCCGACTATTCCGTTCAGTACGCTCCGGGCCTCCCGAAATAGCCTCGGCCGGGCCGGCGGTTTACCCCGGCTGGATGACCGGGAACCGTGCGCATGCCGTGTCGGTAAAGGAATTAGGAGCACTCTGTGCGAAGCCCGTGGCCGTTGTGGCGGGGCAACAGTGACGCATGTCCAGGGGGCGACGTGTGGCTGAAGCACTCCTGTCGGTGCGGAATCTCAAGACCTACTTCTATACCGATGAGGGCGTCGTCCGCGCGGTAGACGGGTTGTCGTACGACCTCCAGCGCGGCGAAGTGCTGGGCGTGGTCGGCGAGTCCGGGTGCGGCAAGAGCGTGCACGCGCTGTCCGTGATGCGGCTCATCCCGATGCCGCCGGGCAAGATCGTCGACGGCGAAATCCTCTTCGAAGGCCGGAACCTCCTGAAGCTGTCCGACGAAGAGATGCGGAAGATCCGCGGCAACCGCATCGCGATGATCTTTCAAGAGCCGATGACCTCGCTCAACCCCGTCCTCACAATCGGCGAGCAGATCGCCGAGGCCGTGATCCTCCACCAGCGTCTCGACAAGAGGGCGGCGTGGGACCGGGCCGCCGAGATGCTCGACCGCGTGAAGATCCCGCTGGCGAAGCAGCGCGTCAAGGACTACCCGCACCAGTTCTCGGGCGGCATGCGGCAGCGCGTGATGATCGCGATGGCCCTCTCGTGCAACCCCTCGATACTGATCGCGGACGAGCCGACGACCGCGCTCGACGTGACGATCCAGGCGCAGATTCTCGACCTGATGCGGGGGCTGCAGAGCGAGTTCGGCATGTCCATCGTCTTCATCACCCACAACCTCGGGGTCGTCGCCGAGATGTGCGACAACGTCGTCGTGATGTACGCGGGACGGCCGATCGAGCACACCGACGTCCGCAGCACCTTCCGCGAGCCCAAGCATCCGTATACCTGGGGCCTGCTGCACTCTGTGCCGAAGCTGTACGTCCGGCAGGAGCGGCTCATCCCGATCGAAGGACAGCCGCCGAGCCTGATCGATCTGCCGCCCGGCTGTCCGTTCGCGCCACGGTGCCCGTTCGTCATGGACGTGTGCGTGCAGGCGGACCCGCCGGATTTCCCCGTCGGGCCCGGCCACACCGCGAAGT encodes:
- a CDS encoding ABC transporter substrate-binding protein encodes the protein MRSVVLCVLVALSLVIPQAWGASAPPHHPSLPGLPNPKVMLGDPGRFGGEFLDSQVSDPRTFNPILAQETSSTLPLGNLFDGLVEDNGETTETEPALAESWKTSPDGKTWTFVLRQGLQWADGQPLTADDVTFTFGVIFDKSIPNSLADVLQVAGRPLQVTKVNARTVQFRTAEPFGPFLRTIGVGILPRHKLEAAYKGGRFRQTWGVNTAPKDLVGSGPYIMTEYRPAERIAYVRNPRYWKVDQQGHRLPYMDRVVLRIVPDQNAQRLLFQSAGADSYGLRPKEYAAFKRDEKSGNYTVYDGGPTFGTEFLVFNENPRSGMPDYKLKWFQNQKFRQAVSYATDRQAIINQVFAGHAVPQYGPESPADKFFFNPHVMQYPYDLTKAASVLAEGGFKKGGDGVLRDGDGHPVEFVISTNSDNPDRVAIANIMRQDLGQLGMRVTLVPEAFNTLVNKLVESFKWETMVLGLTGGIEPHNGQNVWSSSGSLHMWNPKEAKPATPWEAQVDRYFTLGATTVNQNRRRDYYYQYQAVIAEQVPVVYTAIPNAYSAVRNKFGNIHFTAFGGAFWNFPVVFLTR
- a CDS encoding ABC transporter permease, translating into MVRYILRRLLLLGPLLFGITLVSWAAIQLVPGSGNYFQALVLQYPQISPQTIAALKAQFGMDQPPWVQYFRWLWSIVHLDFGLSFAYNVPVTWLIGTRALNTLLLSLTSLVVAWSVALPLGVYSAVHQYSALDGLLNTAAFVAISIPSFFSALLLLYAAYWSHLLPLQGLTSVDFDTLPWWAKILDIGRHLILPTIALGLFSVGGLMRYMRNYLLEILKSDFVKTARAKGLSERRVIYRHAVRNAINPLVTLFGFELGGLLSGAAFVENIMGYPGLGRLILEALLKKDVFVVMASLLLGSVLLILGNLVADILLAYVDPRIRYD
- a CDS encoding ABC transporter permease, producing MIQAQDVAAARLAEQRRAEAARSRSPWRLAWRQLRRYRLALAGGVTLVIMYAAMVFAEVLAPYGLDQSDRALFYAPPVGIHWVDARGRWHLRPFVYAYRIIDPSIPQFASDTSRTYDIRFVVRGSPYRWLGLVPADVHLIGVDPPARLFLLGTDQFGRDALSRLLYGSRVSLLIGIMVVLITFPIGMVLGGIAGYYGGLIDNVMMRAVEVLAAFPSFYLFLTLASVLPPTLSSPERIALLSAVFSLVGWGGLARVIRGIVLSIRDVEFVQAARASGLRDFRIIVRHVLPSTASYVIVAATLTIPGVILGESGLSYLGIGVQEPSTSWGLQLAQAQSIDVLSQFPWLLIPGLAIVLAILAYNFLGDGIRDALDPRQRST
- a CDS encoding ABC transporter ATP-binding protein, which produces MAEALLSVRNLKTYFYTDEGVVRAVDGLSYDLQRGEVLGVVGESGCGKSVHALSVMRLIPMPPGKIVDGEILFEGRNLLKLSDEEMRKIRGNRIAMIFQEPMTSLNPVLTIGEQIAEAVILHQRLDKRAAWDRAAEMLDRVKIPLAKQRVKDYPHQFSGGMRQRVMIAMALSCNPSILIADEPTTALDVTIQAQILDLMRGLQSEFGMSIVFITHNLGVVAEMCDNVVVMYAGRPIEHTDVRSTFREPKHPYTWGLLHSVPKLYVRQERLIPIEGQPPSLIDLPPGCPFAPRCPFVMDVCVQADPPDFPVGPGHTAKCYLYSDKATEKDRQAADKAGLAASTRSATI